A region of the Acidimicrobiales bacterium genome:
ACGAGATGAGAGAGTCCTGTGGGGTCGTGGCCTTCAACGCGCCGGGCCGGGACGTGTCCCGGCTCGCATTCTTCGCGCTCTACGCGCTCCAGCACCGCGGCCAGGAGGGCGCGGGCATCTTGACCTTCGACGGAGCGACGGCGCACCTCCACAAGGGCCTCGGACTCGTCTCGCAGGTCTTCACCGAGGAGAACCTCGAGACCCTGCCGGGTCACCTCGCGATCGGCCACAACCGCTACTCGACCACGGGGCGGGTCTCGCTGCGCAACACCCAGCCGCACGTGGTCGAGACCATCGACGGACCCATCGCCATCGCGCACAACGGAAATCTCGTCAACGGTGCCGAACTGCGGCGGCGACTTCTCGAGCGCGGCGTCGGTCTGTCCACGTCTTCGGACACCGAGATCCTGTTGCAGTTGCTCGCCGGCGCGGGTGGGGCGGTGACGGGAACGTCGCTCGACCGTCTGCGCACCGTCCAGCAGATGGCCGAGGGTGCCTACGCGCTGACCCTCTTGTTGCCCGACGGCATCTGGGGGATGCGTGACCCGTGGGGTCTGCGCCCCCTCGTCGTCGGTCGTCTCGACGGCGGCGGCCACGTGCTCGCCTCCGAGAGCTGTGCCTTCGCGGCGATCGGCGCCAAGACGGTCCATGAACTGGCACCGGGTCAGCTCGTGCGACTCGTCGACGACGGCTATGAGGTCCATGAGGGCCACGCCGCCCCCCGGGCCGCCTTCTGCACGTTCGAGGAGATCTACTTCGCCCGCCCCGACACGGTCTTCTCCGGGCGACTCGTCCACTCGGCCCGCCAGGAGCTCGGCGCGCAGCTCGCCCGCGAGCAGCCTGCCCCGGTCGACGTCGTCCTCGCCGTGCCCGATTCCGGGACGCCCCACGCGATCGGTTACGCCCGCGAGCTGGGGGTTCCCTTCACCGAGGGCCTCATCAAGAACCGCTACATCGGCCGCACCTTCATCGAGCCCACGCCCGATCTGCGTCGTGACCGGGTGGCGATGAAGTTCAACCCCCTGCCGGGGAACCTCGAGGGCCAGCGGGTCGCCCTGGTCGACGACTCGATCGTGCGGGGCACCACCGCCAGCCGTCTCGTCACGCTGCTGCGTGAAGCAGGCGCGGCGGAGGTCCACCTGCGGGTCGCCTGTCCCGCCATCATGCACCCGTGTTTCATGGGTGTGGACATGGCTTCGCGTGACGAGCTCATCGCCGCCGACGGGAACCTCGACGCCGTCGGCGCATCGGTGGGCGCGGACTCGATCGGGTACCTGTCCCTTGCCGGCCTCGAGGCGGTGCTCGGCGATCACGGCTACTGCAACGCGTGCTTCACCGGTTCCTACCCGTTCGCCGAGATCCCCGTCGCGCTGCGAAACGGGGCGCCGGTGGCCGAGGTCGTGCTGTGAAGCCGGCCGCGCTGTGAGGGTTCCGCGGTGTGAAGGACTTCGCGCGGTGAAGGTGTTCGCGCTGTGAGGGTTCCGCGGTGTGAAGGACTTCGCGCGGTGAAGGTGGCCGAGCTGTGAAGGTGATGGTCGTGGGTTCGGGTGGGCGTGAGCACGCTCTGGCGCGGTCCCTGCACCGTGCGCCGTCGGTGGACGCT
Encoded here:
- the purF gene encoding amidophosphoribosyltransferase, translating into MRESCGVVAFNAPGRDVSRLAFFALYALQHRGQEGAGILTFDGATAHLHKGLGLVSQVFTEENLETLPGHLAIGHNRYSTTGRVSLRNTQPHVVETIDGPIAIAHNGNLVNGAELRRRLLERGVGLSTSSDTEILLQLLAGAGGAVTGTSLDRLRTVQQMAEGAYALTLLLPDGIWGMRDPWGLRPLVVGRLDGGGHVLASESCAFAAIGAKTVHELAPGQLVRLVDDGYEVHEGHAAPRAAFCTFEEIYFARPDTVFSGRLVHSARQELGAQLAREQPAPVDVVLAVPDSGTPHAIGYARELGVPFTEGLIKNRYIGRTFIEPTPDLRRDRVAMKFNPLPGNLEGQRVALVDDSIVRGTTASRLVTLLREAGAAEVHLRVACPAIMHPCFMGVDMASRDELIAADGNLDAVGASVGADSIGYLSLAGLEAVLGDHGYCNACFTGSYPFAEIPVALRNGAPVAEVVL